One segment of Vicugna pacos chromosome 30, VicPac4, whole genome shotgun sequence DNA contains the following:
- the LOC102534008 gene encoding methyl-CpG-binding domain protein 1 isoform X21, with the protein MAEDWLDCPALGPGWKRREVFRKSGATCGRSDTYYQSPTGDRIRSKVELTRYLGPACDLTLFDFKQGILCYPAPKAQSSHSVAIPSRKRKKPSRPAKARKRQVGPQKSEVRKEAPGDETKADADTAPASLPAPGCCENCGISFSGDGTRRQRLKTLCKDCRAQRIAFNREQRKFKRVGCGECAACQVTEDCGACSTCLLQLPHDVASGLFCKCERRRCLRIVERSRGCGVCRGCQTREDCGRCRVCLRPPRPGLRRQWRCVQRRCLRHLAHRLRRHHQRCQRRPPLAVAPPAGKHGRRRGGCDAKVAPRRRPRAQPPPPPPPSQPPESPEPQPYTNRRQNRKCGACAACLRRMDCGHCDFCCDKPKFGGSNQKRQKCRWRQCLQFAMKRLLPSVWAESEDGAGPPPPYPRRKRPGSTRRPCLGQTLKPPLVTPTARPDHAQTPVKQEAGSGFVLPPPGTDLVFLREGASSPVQVPGPAPASTEALLQEAQCPGLSWVVALPQVKQEKADALEDWTPGTAILTSPVLLPGCPSKAVDPGLPPVKQEPPDPEEDKEEENKDDSASELAPEEEAGGAGTPVITEIFSLGGTRLRDTAIWLPRLRKLLAVNENEYIAELQFKEEAL; encoded by the exons ccccacaggaGACAGGATCCGAAGCAAAGTTGAGCTGACCCGGTACCTGGGCCCTGCATGCGACCTCACCCTCTTTGACTTCAAACAAGGCATCCTGTGCTATCCAGCACCCAAG GCCCAGTCCTCTCATTCCGTGGCCATCCCCAGCAGGAAGCGGAAGAAGCCTTCGAGGCCAGCCAAGGCTCGGAAACGTCAGGTTGGACCTCAGAAGAGTGAGGTCAGGAAGGAGGCCCCAGGGGATGAGACCAAGGCTGATGCTGACACAGCCCCAGCGTCACTTCCTGCGCCTGG GTGCTGTGAGAACTGTGGAATCAGCTTCTCAGGGGATGGTACCCGAAGGCAGCGACTCAAGACATTGTGCAAGGACTGCCGAG CACAGAGAATTGCTTTTAACCGGGAGCAGAGGAAGTTTAAG CGTGTGGGCTGCGGGGAGTGTGCGGCCTGCCAGGTAACGGAAGACTGTGGGGCCTGCTCCACCTGCCTTCTGCAGTTGCCCCATGATGTGGCCTCGGGGCTCTTCTGCAAGTGTGAGCGAAGACGGTGCCTCCGGATTGTGGAAAGG AGCCGAGGGTGTGGAGTATGCCGGGGCTGTCAGACCCGAGAGGACTGTGGCCGTTGTCGAGTCTGCCTTCGCCCTCCCCGCCCCGGTCTCAGGCGCCAGTGGAGGTGCGTCCAGCGGCGTTGCCTGCGG CACCTTGCCCACCGTCTCCGTCGTCACCATCAGCGATGTCAACGACGCCCTCCCCTAGCTGTGGCTCCCCCTGCT GGTAAACATGGCCGCCGCAGGGGAGGCTGCGACGCTAAGGTGGCTCCCCGGCGGCGCCCCCGAGCCCAGCCACCGCCTCCACCTCCCCCGTCACAACCTCCAGAGTCTCCAGAGCCG CAGCCTTACACAAACCGCCGGCAGAACCGCAAGTGTGGGGCCTGTGCAGCTTGCCTGCGGCGCATGGACTGTGGCCATTGCGACTTCTGCTGTGACAAGCCCAAATTTGGGGGCAGCAACCAGAAGCGCCAGAAGTGTCGTTGGCGCCAGTGCCTGCAGTTTGCTATG AAGCGGCTCCTGCCAAGTGTCTGGGCGGAGTCTGAGGATGGGGCAGGGCCGCCCCCGCCTTACCCTCGTCGAAAGAGGCCTGGCTCTACTCGAAGGCCCTGTTTGGGTCAAACCTTGAAGCCTCCCTTGGTCACACCCACAGCCCGACCAGACCATGCCCAGACTCCAGTGAAGCAGGAAGCGGGCAGTGGTTTTGTGCTGCCCCCACCTGGCACCGACCTTGTGTTCTTACGGGAGGGTGCAAGCAGTCCTGTGCAGGTGCCTGGCCCGGCCCCAGCTTCCACAGAAGCTCTGTTGCAG gaggcccagtgCCCTGGCCTGAGTTGGGTTGTGGCCTTACCCCAGGTGAAGCAAGAGAAGGCGGATGCCCTGGAAGACTGGACACCGGGCACAGCCATCCTGACTTCTCCTGTATTGCTGCCTGGCTGCCCCAGCAAG GCAGTAGACCCAGGCCTGCCACCTGTGAAGCAAGAGCCACCTGACCCTgaggaggacaaggaggaggagaACAAAGATGACTCCGCCTCTGAATTGGccccagaggaggaggcaggaggggctggcACACCCGTG ATCACGGAGATTTTCAGCCTGGGTGGAACCCGCCTCCGGGACACAGCAATCTGGTTGCCAAG gctACGTAAACTCTTAGCAGtaaatgaaaatgagtatattgCCGAACTGCAATTCAAAGAAGAAGCATTATAG
- the LOC102534008 gene encoding methyl-CpG-binding domain protein 1 isoform X16, with protein sequence MAEDWLDCPALGPGWKRREVFRKSGATCGRSDTYYQSPTGDRIRSKVELTRYLGPACDLTLFDFKQGILCYPAPKAQSSHSVAIPSRKRKKPSRPAKARKRQVGPQKSEVRKEAPGDETKADADTAPASLPAPGCCENCGISFSGDGTRRQRLKTLCKDCRAQRIAFNREQRKFKRVGCGECAACQVTEDCGACSTCLLQLPHDVASGLFCKCERRRCLRIVERSRGCGVCRGCQTREDCGRCRVCLRPPRPGLRRQWRCVQRRCLRGKHGRRRGGCDAKVAPRRRPRAQPPPPPPPSQPPESPEPPYTNRRQNRKCGACAACLRRMDCGHCDFCCDKPKFGGSNQKRQKCRWRQCLQFAMKRLLPSVWAESEDGAGPPPPYPRRKRPGSTRRPCLGQTLKPPLVTPTARPDHAQTPVKQEAGSGFVLPPPGTDLVFLREGASSPVQVPGPAPASTEALLQEAQCPGLSWVVALPQVKQEKADALEDWTPGTAILTSPVLLPGCPSKAVDPGLPPVKQEPPDPEEDKEEENKDDSASELAPEEEAGGAGTPVITEIFSLGGTRLRDTAIWLPRSKDLKKPGARKQ encoded by the exons ccccacaggaGACAGGATCCGAAGCAAAGTTGAGCTGACCCGGTACCTGGGCCCTGCATGCGACCTCACCCTCTTTGACTTCAAACAAGGCATCCTGTGCTATCCAGCACCCAAG GCCCAGTCCTCTCATTCCGTGGCCATCCCCAGCAGGAAGCGGAAGAAGCCTTCGAGGCCAGCCAAGGCTCGGAAACGTCAGGTTGGACCTCAGAAGAGTGAGGTCAGGAAGGAGGCCCCAGGGGATGAGACCAAGGCTGATGCTGACACAGCCCCAGCGTCACTTCCTGCGCCTGG GTGCTGTGAGAACTGTGGAATCAGCTTCTCAGGGGATGGTACCCGAAGGCAGCGACTCAAGACATTGTGCAAGGACTGCCGAG CACAGAGAATTGCTTTTAACCGGGAGCAGAGGAAGTTTAAG CGTGTGGGCTGCGGGGAGTGTGCGGCCTGCCAGGTAACGGAAGACTGTGGGGCCTGCTCCACCTGCCTTCTGCAGTTGCCCCATGATGTGGCCTCGGGGCTCTTCTGCAAGTGTGAGCGAAGACGGTGCCTCCGGATTGTGGAAAGG AGCCGAGGGTGTGGAGTATGCCGGGGCTGTCAGACCCGAGAGGACTGTGGCCGTTGTCGAGTCTGCCTTCGCCCTCCCCGCCCCGGTCTCAGGCGCCAGTGGAGGTGCGTCCAGCGGCGTTGCCTGCGG GGTAAACATGGCCGCCGCAGGGGAGGCTGCGACGCTAAGGTGGCTCCCCGGCGGCGCCCCCGAGCCCAGCCACCGCCTCCACCTCCCCCGTCACAACCTCCAGAGTCTCCAGAGCCG CCTTACACAAACCGCCGGCAGAACCGCAAGTGTGGGGCCTGTGCAGCTTGCCTGCGGCGCATGGACTGTGGCCATTGCGACTTCTGCTGTGACAAGCCCAAATTTGGGGGCAGCAACCAGAAGCGCCAGAAGTGTCGTTGGCGCCAGTGCCTGCAGTTTGCTATG AAGCGGCTCCTGCCAAGTGTCTGGGCGGAGTCTGAGGATGGGGCAGGGCCGCCCCCGCCTTACCCTCGTCGAAAGAGGCCTGGCTCTACTCGAAGGCCCTGTTTGGGTCAAACCTTGAAGCCTCCCTTGGTCACACCCACAGCCCGACCAGACCATGCCCAGACTCCAGTGAAGCAGGAAGCGGGCAGTGGTTTTGTGCTGCCCCCACCTGGCACCGACCTTGTGTTCTTACGGGAGGGTGCAAGCAGTCCTGTGCAGGTGCCTGGCCCGGCCCCAGCTTCCACAGAAGCTCTGTTGCAG gaggcccagtgCCCTGGCCTGAGTTGGGTTGTGGCCTTACCCCAGGTGAAGCAAGAGAAGGCGGATGCCCTGGAAGACTGGACACCGGGCACAGCCATCCTGACTTCTCCTGTATTGCTGCCTGGCTGCCCCAGCAAG GCAGTAGACCCAGGCCTGCCACCTGTGAAGCAAGAGCCACCTGACCCTgaggaggacaaggaggaggagaACAAAGATGACTCCGCCTCTGAATTGGccccagaggaggaggcaggaggggctggcACACCCGTG ATCACGGAGATTTTCAGCCTGGGTGGAACCCGCCTCCGGGACACAGCAATCTGGTTGCCAAG GTCCAAGGACCTTAAAAAACCTGGAGCTAGAAAGCAGTAG
- the LOC102534008 gene encoding methyl-CpG-binding domain protein 1 isoform X9 produces the protein MAEDWLDCPALGPGWKRREVFRKSGATCGRSDTYYQSPTGDRIRSKVELTRYLGPACDLTLFDFKQGILCYPAPKAQSSHSVAIPSRKRKKPSRPAKARKRQVGPQKSEVRKEAPGDETKADADTAPASLPAPGCCENCGISFSGDGTRRQRLKTLCKDCRAQRIAFNREQRKFKRVGCGECAACQVTEDCGACSTCLLQLPHDVASGLFCKCERRRCLRIVERSRGCGVCRGCQTREDCGRCRVCLRPPRPGLRRQWRCVQRRCLRHLAHRLRRHHQRCQRRPPLAVAPPAGKHGRRRGGCDAKVAPRRRPRAQPPPPPPPSQPPESPEPQPYTNRRQNRKCGACAACLRRMDCGHCDFCCDKPKFGGSNQKRQKCRWRQCLQFAMKRLLPSVWAESEDGAGPPPPYPRRKRPGSTRRPCLGQTLKPPLVTPTARPDHAQTPVKQEAGSGFVLPPPGTDLVFLREGASSPVQVPGPAPASTEALLQEAQCPGLSWVVALPQVKQEKADALEDWTPGTAILTSPVLLPGCPSKAVDPGLPPVKQEPPDPEEDKEEENKDDSASELAPEEEAGGAGTPVITEIFSLGGTRLRDTAIWLPSLQGRQSGREDGCKVWETKDTLAPTSTSWKPRGWPGTHVSLSPPPTSMMWVSCRRSWCPSSQS, from the exons ccccacaggaGACAGGATCCGAAGCAAAGTTGAGCTGACCCGGTACCTGGGCCCTGCATGCGACCTCACCCTCTTTGACTTCAAACAAGGCATCCTGTGCTATCCAGCACCCAAG GCCCAGTCCTCTCATTCCGTGGCCATCCCCAGCAGGAAGCGGAAGAAGCCTTCGAGGCCAGCCAAGGCTCGGAAACGTCAGGTTGGACCTCAGAAGAGTGAGGTCAGGAAGGAGGCCCCAGGGGATGAGACCAAGGCTGATGCTGACACAGCCCCAGCGTCACTTCCTGCGCCTGG GTGCTGTGAGAACTGTGGAATCAGCTTCTCAGGGGATGGTACCCGAAGGCAGCGACTCAAGACATTGTGCAAGGACTGCCGAG CACAGAGAATTGCTTTTAACCGGGAGCAGAGGAAGTTTAAG CGTGTGGGCTGCGGGGAGTGTGCGGCCTGCCAGGTAACGGAAGACTGTGGGGCCTGCTCCACCTGCCTTCTGCAGTTGCCCCATGATGTGGCCTCGGGGCTCTTCTGCAAGTGTGAGCGAAGACGGTGCCTCCGGATTGTGGAAAGG AGCCGAGGGTGTGGAGTATGCCGGGGCTGTCAGACCCGAGAGGACTGTGGCCGTTGTCGAGTCTGCCTTCGCCCTCCCCGCCCCGGTCTCAGGCGCCAGTGGAGGTGCGTCCAGCGGCGTTGCCTGCGG CACCTTGCCCACCGTCTCCGTCGTCACCATCAGCGATGTCAACGACGCCCTCCCCTAGCTGTGGCTCCCCCTGCT GGTAAACATGGCCGCCGCAGGGGAGGCTGCGACGCTAAGGTGGCTCCCCGGCGGCGCCCCCGAGCCCAGCCACCGCCTCCACCTCCCCCGTCACAACCTCCAGAGTCTCCAGAGCCG CAGCCTTACACAAACCGCCGGCAGAACCGCAAGTGTGGGGCCTGTGCAGCTTGCCTGCGGCGCATGGACTGTGGCCATTGCGACTTCTGCTGTGACAAGCCCAAATTTGGGGGCAGCAACCAGAAGCGCCAGAAGTGTCGTTGGCGCCAGTGCCTGCAGTTTGCTATG AAGCGGCTCCTGCCAAGTGTCTGGGCGGAGTCTGAGGATGGGGCAGGGCCGCCCCCGCCTTACCCTCGTCGAAAGAGGCCTGGCTCTACTCGAAGGCCCTGTTTGGGTCAAACCTTGAAGCCTCCCTTGGTCACACCCACAGCCCGACCAGACCATGCCCAGACTCCAGTGAAGCAGGAAGCGGGCAGTGGTTTTGTGCTGCCCCCACCTGGCACCGACCTTGTGTTCTTACGGGAGGGTGCAAGCAGTCCTGTGCAGGTGCCTGGCCCGGCCCCAGCTTCCACAGAAGCTCTGTTGCAG gaggcccagtgCCCTGGCCTGAGTTGGGTTGTGGCCTTACCCCAGGTGAAGCAAGAGAAGGCGGATGCCCTGGAAGACTGGACACCGGGCACAGCCATCCTGACTTCTCCTGTATTGCTGCCTGGCTGCCCCAGCAAG GCAGTAGACCCAGGCCTGCCACCTGTGAAGCAAGAGCCACCTGACCCTgaggaggacaaggaggaggagaACAAAGATGACTCCGCCTCTGAATTGGccccagaggaggaggcaggaggggctggcACACCCGTG ATCACGGAGATTTTCAGCCTGGGTGGAACCCGCCTCCGGGACACAGCAATCTGGTTGCCAAG TCTGCAGGGCAGGCAATCGGGAAGGGAAGATGGATGTAAAGTGTGGGAGACCAAGGACACATTGGCGCCCACAAGCACGAGCTGGAAACCACGAGGATGGCCTGGAACCCATGTCAGTCTCTCACCACCTCCAACTTCGATGATGTGGGTGTCCTGCAGAAGAAGCTGGTGCCCTTCATCACAGAGTTAA
- the LOC102534008 gene encoding methyl-CpG-binding domain protein 1 isoform X12 — protein MAEDWLDCPALGPGWKRREVFRKSGATCGRSDTYYQSPTGDRIRSKVELTRYLGPACDLTLFDFKQGILCYPAPKAQSSHSVAIPSRKRKKPSRPAKARKRQVGPQKSEVRKEAPGDETKADADTAPASLPAPGCCENCGISFSGDGTRRQRLKTLCKDCRAQRIAFNREQRKFKRVGCGECAACQVTEDCGACSTCLLQLPHDVASGLFCKCERRRCLRIVERSRGCGVCRGCQTREDCGRCRVCLRPPRPGLRRQWRCVQRRCLRHLAHRLRRHHQRCQRRPPLAVAPPAGKHGRRRGGCDAKVAPRRRPRAQPPPPPPPSQPPESPEPQPYTNRRQNRKCGACAACLRRMDCGHCDFCCDKPKFGGSNQKRQKCRWRQCLQFAMKRLLPSVWAESEDGAGPPPPYPRRKRPGSTRRPCLGQTLKPPLVTPTARPDHAQTPVKQEAGSGFVLPPPGTDLVFLREGASSPVQVPGPAPASTEALLQAVDPGLPPVKQEPPDPEEDKEEENKDDSASELAPEEEAGGAGTPVITEIFSLGGTRLRDTAIWLPSLQGRQSGREDGCKVWETKDTLAPTSTSWKPRGWPGTHVSLSPPPTSMMWVSCRRSWCPSSQS, from the exons ccccacaggaGACAGGATCCGAAGCAAAGTTGAGCTGACCCGGTACCTGGGCCCTGCATGCGACCTCACCCTCTTTGACTTCAAACAAGGCATCCTGTGCTATCCAGCACCCAAG GCCCAGTCCTCTCATTCCGTGGCCATCCCCAGCAGGAAGCGGAAGAAGCCTTCGAGGCCAGCCAAGGCTCGGAAACGTCAGGTTGGACCTCAGAAGAGTGAGGTCAGGAAGGAGGCCCCAGGGGATGAGACCAAGGCTGATGCTGACACAGCCCCAGCGTCACTTCCTGCGCCTGG GTGCTGTGAGAACTGTGGAATCAGCTTCTCAGGGGATGGTACCCGAAGGCAGCGACTCAAGACATTGTGCAAGGACTGCCGAG CACAGAGAATTGCTTTTAACCGGGAGCAGAGGAAGTTTAAG CGTGTGGGCTGCGGGGAGTGTGCGGCCTGCCAGGTAACGGAAGACTGTGGGGCCTGCTCCACCTGCCTTCTGCAGTTGCCCCATGATGTGGCCTCGGGGCTCTTCTGCAAGTGTGAGCGAAGACGGTGCCTCCGGATTGTGGAAAGG AGCCGAGGGTGTGGAGTATGCCGGGGCTGTCAGACCCGAGAGGACTGTGGCCGTTGTCGAGTCTGCCTTCGCCCTCCCCGCCCCGGTCTCAGGCGCCAGTGGAGGTGCGTCCAGCGGCGTTGCCTGCGG CACCTTGCCCACCGTCTCCGTCGTCACCATCAGCGATGTCAACGACGCCCTCCCCTAGCTGTGGCTCCCCCTGCT GGTAAACATGGCCGCCGCAGGGGAGGCTGCGACGCTAAGGTGGCTCCCCGGCGGCGCCCCCGAGCCCAGCCACCGCCTCCACCTCCCCCGTCACAACCTCCAGAGTCTCCAGAGCCG CAGCCTTACACAAACCGCCGGCAGAACCGCAAGTGTGGGGCCTGTGCAGCTTGCCTGCGGCGCATGGACTGTGGCCATTGCGACTTCTGCTGTGACAAGCCCAAATTTGGGGGCAGCAACCAGAAGCGCCAGAAGTGTCGTTGGCGCCAGTGCCTGCAGTTTGCTATG AAGCGGCTCCTGCCAAGTGTCTGGGCGGAGTCTGAGGATGGGGCAGGGCCGCCCCCGCCTTACCCTCGTCGAAAGAGGCCTGGCTCTACTCGAAGGCCCTGTTTGGGTCAAACCTTGAAGCCTCCCTTGGTCACACCCACAGCCCGACCAGACCATGCCCAGACTCCAGTGAAGCAGGAAGCGGGCAGTGGTTTTGTGCTGCCCCCACCTGGCACCGACCTTGTGTTCTTACGGGAGGGTGCAAGCAGTCCTGTGCAGGTGCCTGGCCCGGCCCCAGCTTCCACAGAAGCTCTGTTGCAG GCAGTAGACCCAGGCCTGCCACCTGTGAAGCAAGAGCCACCTGACCCTgaggaggacaaggaggaggagaACAAAGATGACTCCGCCTCTGAATTGGccccagaggaggaggcaggaggggctggcACACCCGTG ATCACGGAGATTTTCAGCCTGGGTGGAACCCGCCTCCGGGACACAGCAATCTGGTTGCCAAG TCTGCAGGGCAGGCAATCGGGAAGGGAAGATGGATGTAAAGTGTGGGAGACCAAGGACACATTGGCGCCCACAAGCACGAGCTGGAAACCACGAGGATGGCCTGGAACCCATGTCAGTCTCTCACCACCTCCAACTTCGATGATGTGGGTGTCCTGCAGAAGAAGCTGGTGCCCTTCATCACAGAGTTAA
- the LOC102534008 gene encoding methyl-CpG-binding domain protein 1 isoform X15 yields MAEDWLDCPALGPGWKRREVFRKSGATCGRSDTYYQSPTGDRIRSKVELTRYLGPACDLTLFDFKQGILCYPAPKAQSSHSVAIPSRKRKKPSRPAKARKRQVGPQKSEVRKEAPGDETKADADTAPASLPAPGCCENCGISFSGDGTRRQRLKTLCKDCRAQRIAFNREQRKFKRVGCGECAACQVTEDCGACSTCLLQLPHDVASGLFCKCERRRCLRIVERSRGCGVCRGCQTREDCGRCRVCLRPPRPGLRRQWRCVQRRCLRGKHGRRRGGCDAKVAPRRRPRAQPPPPPPPSQPPESPEPQPYTNRRQNRKCGACAACLRRMDCGHCDFCCDKPKFGGSNQKRQKCRWRQCLQFAMKRLLPSVWAESEDGAGPPPPYPRRKRPGSTRRPCLGQTLKPPLVTPTARPDHAQTPVKQEAGSGFVLPPPGTDLVFLREGASSPVQVPGPAPASTEALLQEAQCPGLSWVVALPQVKQEKADALEDWTPGTAILTSPVLLPGCPSKAVDPGLPPVKQEPPDPEEDKEEENKDDSASELAPEEEAGGAGTPVITEIFSLGGTRLRDTAIWLPRSKDLKKPGARKQ; encoded by the exons ccccacaggaGACAGGATCCGAAGCAAAGTTGAGCTGACCCGGTACCTGGGCCCTGCATGCGACCTCACCCTCTTTGACTTCAAACAAGGCATCCTGTGCTATCCAGCACCCAAG GCCCAGTCCTCTCATTCCGTGGCCATCCCCAGCAGGAAGCGGAAGAAGCCTTCGAGGCCAGCCAAGGCTCGGAAACGTCAGGTTGGACCTCAGAAGAGTGAGGTCAGGAAGGAGGCCCCAGGGGATGAGACCAAGGCTGATGCTGACACAGCCCCAGCGTCACTTCCTGCGCCTGG GTGCTGTGAGAACTGTGGAATCAGCTTCTCAGGGGATGGTACCCGAAGGCAGCGACTCAAGACATTGTGCAAGGACTGCCGAG CACAGAGAATTGCTTTTAACCGGGAGCAGAGGAAGTTTAAG CGTGTGGGCTGCGGGGAGTGTGCGGCCTGCCAGGTAACGGAAGACTGTGGGGCCTGCTCCACCTGCCTTCTGCAGTTGCCCCATGATGTGGCCTCGGGGCTCTTCTGCAAGTGTGAGCGAAGACGGTGCCTCCGGATTGTGGAAAGG AGCCGAGGGTGTGGAGTATGCCGGGGCTGTCAGACCCGAGAGGACTGTGGCCGTTGTCGAGTCTGCCTTCGCCCTCCCCGCCCCGGTCTCAGGCGCCAGTGGAGGTGCGTCCAGCGGCGTTGCCTGCGG GGTAAACATGGCCGCCGCAGGGGAGGCTGCGACGCTAAGGTGGCTCCCCGGCGGCGCCCCCGAGCCCAGCCACCGCCTCCACCTCCCCCGTCACAACCTCCAGAGTCTCCAGAGCCG CAGCCTTACACAAACCGCCGGCAGAACCGCAAGTGTGGGGCCTGTGCAGCTTGCCTGCGGCGCATGGACTGTGGCCATTGCGACTTCTGCTGTGACAAGCCCAAATTTGGGGGCAGCAACCAGAAGCGCCAGAAGTGTCGTTGGCGCCAGTGCCTGCAGTTTGCTATG AAGCGGCTCCTGCCAAGTGTCTGGGCGGAGTCTGAGGATGGGGCAGGGCCGCCCCCGCCTTACCCTCGTCGAAAGAGGCCTGGCTCTACTCGAAGGCCCTGTTTGGGTCAAACCTTGAAGCCTCCCTTGGTCACACCCACAGCCCGACCAGACCATGCCCAGACTCCAGTGAAGCAGGAAGCGGGCAGTGGTTTTGTGCTGCCCCCACCTGGCACCGACCTTGTGTTCTTACGGGAGGGTGCAAGCAGTCCTGTGCAGGTGCCTGGCCCGGCCCCAGCTTCCACAGAAGCTCTGTTGCAG gaggcccagtgCCCTGGCCTGAGTTGGGTTGTGGCCTTACCCCAGGTGAAGCAAGAGAAGGCGGATGCCCTGGAAGACTGGACACCGGGCACAGCCATCCTGACTTCTCCTGTATTGCTGCCTGGCTGCCCCAGCAAG GCAGTAGACCCAGGCCTGCCACCTGTGAAGCAAGAGCCACCTGACCCTgaggaggacaaggaggaggagaACAAAGATGACTCCGCCTCTGAATTGGccccagaggaggaggcaggaggggctggcACACCCGTG ATCACGGAGATTTTCAGCCTGGGTGGAACCCGCCTCCGGGACACAGCAATCTGGTTGCCAAG GTCCAAGGACCTTAAAAAACCTGGAGCTAGAAAGCAGTAG
- the LOC102534008 gene encoding methyl-CpG-binding domain protein 1 isoform X11 yields the protein MAEDWLDCPALGPGWKRREVFRKSGATCGRSDTYYQSPTGDRIRSKVELTRYLGPACDLTLFDFKQGILCYPAPKAQSSHSVAIPSRKRKKPSRPAKARKRQVGPQKSEVRKEAPGDETKADADTAPASLPAPGCCENCGISFSGDGTRRQRLKTLCKDCRAQRIAFNREQRKFKRVGCGECAACQVTEDCGACSTCLLQLPHDVASGLFCKCERRRCLRIVERSRGCGVCRGCQTREDCGRCRVCLRPPRPGLRRQWRCVQRRCLRGKHGRRRGGCDAKVAPRRRPRAQPPPPPPPSQPPESPEPQPYTNRRQNRKCGACAACLRRMDCGHCDFCCDKPKFGGSNQKRQKCRWRQCLQFAMKRLLPSVWAESEDGAGPPPPYPRRKRPGSTRRPCLGQTLKPPLVTPTARPDHAQTPVKQEAGSGFVLPPPGTDLVFLREGASSPVQVPGPAPASTEALLQEAQCPGLSWVVALPQVKQEKADALEDWTPGTAILTSPVLLPGCPSKAVDPGLPPVKQEPPDPEEDKEEENKDDSASELAPEEEAGGAGTPVITEIFSLGGTRLRDTAIWLPRAGNREGKMDVKCGRPRTHWRPQARAGNHEDGLEPMSVSHHLQLR from the exons ccccacaggaGACAGGATCCGAAGCAAAGTTGAGCTGACCCGGTACCTGGGCCCTGCATGCGACCTCACCCTCTTTGACTTCAAACAAGGCATCCTGTGCTATCCAGCACCCAAG GCCCAGTCCTCTCATTCCGTGGCCATCCCCAGCAGGAAGCGGAAGAAGCCTTCGAGGCCAGCCAAGGCTCGGAAACGTCAGGTTGGACCTCAGAAGAGTGAGGTCAGGAAGGAGGCCCCAGGGGATGAGACCAAGGCTGATGCTGACACAGCCCCAGCGTCACTTCCTGCGCCTGG GTGCTGTGAGAACTGTGGAATCAGCTTCTCAGGGGATGGTACCCGAAGGCAGCGACTCAAGACATTGTGCAAGGACTGCCGAG CACAGAGAATTGCTTTTAACCGGGAGCAGAGGAAGTTTAAG CGTGTGGGCTGCGGGGAGTGTGCGGCCTGCCAGGTAACGGAAGACTGTGGGGCCTGCTCCACCTGCCTTCTGCAGTTGCCCCATGATGTGGCCTCGGGGCTCTTCTGCAAGTGTGAGCGAAGACGGTGCCTCCGGATTGTGGAAAGG AGCCGAGGGTGTGGAGTATGCCGGGGCTGTCAGACCCGAGAGGACTGTGGCCGTTGTCGAGTCTGCCTTCGCCCTCCCCGCCCCGGTCTCAGGCGCCAGTGGAGGTGCGTCCAGCGGCGTTGCCTGCGG GGTAAACATGGCCGCCGCAGGGGAGGCTGCGACGCTAAGGTGGCTCCCCGGCGGCGCCCCCGAGCCCAGCCACCGCCTCCACCTCCCCCGTCACAACCTCCAGAGTCTCCAGAGCCG CAGCCTTACACAAACCGCCGGCAGAACCGCAAGTGTGGGGCCTGTGCAGCTTGCCTGCGGCGCATGGACTGTGGCCATTGCGACTTCTGCTGTGACAAGCCCAAATTTGGGGGCAGCAACCAGAAGCGCCAGAAGTGTCGTTGGCGCCAGTGCCTGCAGTTTGCTATG AAGCGGCTCCTGCCAAGTGTCTGGGCGGAGTCTGAGGATGGGGCAGGGCCGCCCCCGCCTTACCCTCGTCGAAAGAGGCCTGGCTCTACTCGAAGGCCCTGTTTGGGTCAAACCTTGAAGCCTCCCTTGGTCACACCCACAGCCCGACCAGACCATGCCCAGACTCCAGTGAAGCAGGAAGCGGGCAGTGGTTTTGTGCTGCCCCCACCTGGCACCGACCTTGTGTTCTTACGGGAGGGTGCAAGCAGTCCTGTGCAGGTGCCTGGCCCGGCCCCAGCTTCCACAGAAGCTCTGTTGCAG gaggcccagtgCCCTGGCCTGAGTTGGGTTGTGGCCTTACCCCAGGTGAAGCAAGAGAAGGCGGATGCCCTGGAAGACTGGACACCGGGCACAGCCATCCTGACTTCTCCTGTATTGCTGCCTGGCTGCCCCAGCAAG GCAGTAGACCCAGGCCTGCCACCTGTGAAGCAAGAGCCACCTGACCCTgaggaggacaaggaggaggagaACAAAGATGACTCCGCCTCTGAATTGGccccagaggaggaggcaggaggggctggcACACCCGTG ATCACGGAGATTTTCAGCCTGGGTGGAACCCGCCTCCGGGACACAGCAATCTGGTTGCCAAG GGCAGGCAATCGGGAAGGGAAGATGGATGTAAAGTGTGGGAGACCAAGGACACATTGGCGCCCACAAGCACGAGCTGGAAACCACGAGGATGGCCTGGAACCCATGTCAGTCTCTCACCACCTCCAACTTCGATGA